Proteins encoded by one window of Arachis ipaensis cultivar K30076 chromosome B04, Araip1.1, whole genome shotgun sequence:
- the LOC107635229 gene encoding uncharacterized protein LOC107635229 has translation MANFGTSQRIPTSSKPSSKVESHETKENHEKLYTDIKIYCPFNMPLTSEAAAIRIMRNLGNLGLYYTLFFWIILFIVLIPRHKISLIILVIMTYVITIYCLILRAFPYSVLLHKVIDKRFVLSLLVFVTVVMLVVTEAGSHLAVTLAIAVPIILIHSLLWIAHHHSFDTEDHYCNCNCEVGADGTEEV, from the coding sequence ATGGCAAATTTTGGAACTAGCCAAAGAATACCAACCTCCTCAAAACCTTCATCCAAAGTTGAATCTCATGAAACAAAAGAGAATCATGAAAAACTCTATACTGACATCAAAATATACTGTCCCTTTAACATGCCGTTAACTTCAGAAGCTGCAGCAATCAGAATCATGAGGAACTTAGGGAATCTTGGTTTATATTACACATTATTCTTTTGGATCATACTCTTCATAGTCCTCATCCCCAGGCATAAAATTTCATTGATTATTTTGGTTATAATGACATATGTAATAACCATTTACTGTTTAATTCTAAGGGCATTCCCTTATTCTGTTTTGCTTCACAAAGTCATAGATAAAAGGTTTGTGTTGTCATTGCTAGTGTTTGTAACTGTGGTGATGCTTGTGGTGACTGAAGCTGGGTCTCATCTTGCAGTTACTTTAGCTATTGCTGTTCCTATAATTTTGATTCATTCACTTTTATGGATTGCTCATCACCATTCCTTTGACACTGAAGATCATTATTGTAATTGTAATTGTGAAGTTGGTGCTGATGGCACAGAGGAAGTTTGA